Proteins encoded together in one Microcebus murinus isolate Inina chromosome 18, M.murinus_Inina_mat1.0, whole genome shotgun sequence window:
- the MMP28 gene encoding matrix metalloproteinase-28: MVARAVLLLRALPLLLCGRLDAGPAERGGRELREEAEAFLEKYGYLSEQGPKAPTSTRFSSAIREFQWVSQLPVSGVLDRATLRQMTRPRCGVADTDSHVAWTERISALFAGRRAKMRRKKRFAKQGSKWYKQHLSYRLVNWPERLPEPAVRGAVRAAFQLWSNVSALEFWEAPATGPADIRLTFFQGDHNDGLSNAFDGPGGALAHAFLPRRGEAHFDGDERWSLSRRRGRNLFVVLAHEIGHTLGLTHSPAPRALMAPYYKRLGRDALLSWDDVLAVQRLYGKPLGRSVAIQLPGKLFTDFEAWDPHSPQGRRPETQGPKYCHSSFDAITVDGQQRLYIFKGSYFWEVAADGNVSEPRPLQERWVGLPPNIEAAAVSLEDGDFYFFKGSRCWRFRGPKPVWGFPQLCRAGGLPRHPDAALFFPPLRRLILFKGARYYVLARGGLQVEPYYPRSLQDWGGVPEEVSGALPRPDGSIVFFRDDRYWHLDQTKLRVTTSGRWATELPWMGCWHANSGGALF, translated from the exons ATGGTCGCGCGCGCCGTGCTGCTGCTGCGCGCCCTGCCGCTGCTGCTGTGCGGCCGCCTGGACGCGGGGCCCGCGGAGCGCGGAGGCCGGGAGCTGCGCGAGGAGGCGGAG GCATTCCTGGAGAAGTACGGATACCTCAGTGAACAGGGGCCCAAAGCGCCCACCTCCACTCGATTCAGCAGTGCCATCAG AGAGTTTCAGTGGGTGTCCCAGCTACCTGTCAGCGGTGTGCTGGACCGCGCCACCCTGCGCCAGATGACTCGGCCCCGCTGCGGGGTTGCAGACACTGACAGTCATGTGGCCTGGACTGAGAGGATCAGTGCCCTGTTTGCTGGACGCCGGGCCAAAATGAGGCGTAAGAAACGCTTTGCAAAGCAAG GCAGCAAATGGTACAAGCAGCACCTCTCCTACCGCCTGGTGAACTGGCCTGAGCGCCTGCCCGAGCCGGCAGTTCGGGGGGCCGTGCGAGCCGCCTTCCAGCTGTGGAGCAACGTCTCGGCGCTGGAGTTCTGGGAGGCCCCAGCCACAGGCCCTGCTGACATCCGCCTCACCTTCTTCCAAGGGGACCACAACGACGGGCTGAGCAACGCCTTTGATGGCCCAG GGGGCGCCCTGGCGCACGCCTTCCTGCCCCGCCGCGGCGAAGCGCACTTCGACGGCGACGAGCGCTGGTCCCTGAGCCGCCGCCGCGGGCGCAACCTGTTCGTGGTGCTGGCGCACGAGATCGGCCACACGCTCGGCCTCACGCACTCGCCGGCGCCGCGCGCGCTCATGGCGCCCTACTACAAGCGGCTGGGCCGCGACGCGCTGCTCAGCTGGGACGACGTGCTGGCCGTGCAGCGCCTGTACG GGAAGCCCCTGGGGCGCTCGGTGGCCATCCAGCTCCCAGGAAAGCTGTTCACTGACTTTGAGGCCTGGGACCCCCACAGCCCCCAGGGCAGGCGCCCTGAAACCCAGGGCCCTAAATACTGCCACTCTTCCTTCGACGCCATCACCGTAG ACGGGCAACAGCgactgtacatttttaaagggagCTACTTCTGGGAGGTGGCAGCCGATGGCAACGTCTCGGAGCCTCGCCCGCTACAGGAGAGGTGGGTGGGGCTGCCCCCCAACATTGAGGCTGCCGCAGTGTCACTGGAGGATGGAGATTTCTACTTCTTCAAAG GGAGCCGATGCTGGAGGTTCCGGGGCCCCAAGCCCGTGTGGGGTTTCCCGCAGCTGTGCCGGGCAGGGGGCCTGCCCCGCCATCCGGACGCcgccctcttcttccctcctctgcgCCGCCTCATCCTCTTCAAGGGTGCCCGCTACTACGTGCTGGCCCGAGGGGGGCTGCAGGTGGAGCCCTACTACCCTCGCAGTCTGCAGGACTGGGGCGGGGTCCCTGAGGAGGTCAGCGGTGCCCTGCCAAGGCCTGATGGCTCCATCGTCTTCTTCAGAGACGACCGCTACTGGCACCTCGACCAGACCAAACTGCGGGTGACCACCTCAGGCCGCTGGGCCACTGAGCTGCCCTGGATGGGCTGCTGGCATGCCAACTCGGGGGGCGCCCTGTTCTGA
- the C18H17orf50 gene encoding uncharacterized protein C17orf50 homolog: MKIKDTKYKESWAHRVHAVGVDIHGLEYQLLSFSFALNLFEQDGQGPTGNFLDVSRANSTCGVLPAIPTPLSITNLAIPAPAFLRGRTVGSSRGTGPFAGNDRTALTSCPPAGVKTPLWKKDLEEPGAKEAEQEEAQEESEDGDEDEERPPQEGAEGDPEPRPEAEEGEGRERRCASYCPLRQESSTQQVALLRRADSGFWGWLSPLALLGGLGVPADRKRSLPEEQCVLETRRRPPRRGCCARCEILFCKKCGNLHSPPAYVAHCVLDHPDLGKAGAAGGSWAPPLSASVPSFLA, translated from the exons ATGAAGATTAAGGACACGAAGTATAAAGAGAGTTGGGCACACCGAGTGCATGCAGTTGGTGTTGATATACATGGGCTAGAATACCAATTACTATCGTTCTCTTTTGCTCTCAACCTCTTTGAACAGGATGGACAGGGACCAACAGGAAACTTTCTTGACGTTTCCAGAGCAAACTCCACGTGTGGTGTCCTCCCTGCCATCCCCACTCCTCTGTCCATTACGAATCTAGCTATTCCG GCACCTGCCTTTTTGAGGGGTCGGACTGTGGGCAGCAGTCGGGGTACTGGGCCTTTCGCTGGGAACGACAGGACTGCACTGACCTCCTGCCCGCCCGCAGGCGTGAAGACGCCCTTGTGGAAGAAGGACCTGGAGGAGCCCGGGGCCAAGGAGGCCGAGCAGGAGGAAGCGCAGGAGGAGTCGGAGGACGGGGACGAGGACGAAGAGAGGCCGCCGCAGGAGGGCGCGGAGGGGGACCCCGAGCCGCGCCCGGAGGCGGAGGAGGGCGAGGGCCGCGAGCGGCGCTGCGCCAGCTACTGCCCGCTGCGCCAGGAGTCCAGCACGCAGCAGGTGGCGCTGCTGCGGCGCGCGGACAGCGGCTTCTGGGGCTGGCTCAGCCCGTTGGCGCTGCTGGGCGGCCTGGGGGTGCCCGCGGACAG GAAGCGGAGCCTCCCGGAGGAGCAGTGCGTGTTGGAGACGCGGCGGCGACCGCCCCGCCGAGGGTGCTGCGCGCGCTGCGAGATCCTTTTTTGCAAGAAATGCGGGAACCTGCACAGCCCCCCGGCCTACGTGGCGCACTGCGTTCTGGATCACCCGGATCTGGGTAAGGCGGGGGCCGCTGGGGGCTCCTGGGCGCCCCCACTCTCAGCCTCTGTGCCCTCCTTCCTCGCCTGA